In Ruegeria sp. YS9, the genomic window GCGGCCAAGCCTTGCAGAACGCCAACCTGATGTTAGGTGAGATTGAAACCCGGGGCCTGATGATGGCGCCGTTATTCCCATGAGGACGGTATGAAAACGCTCAAGAAACGTCGCCGAGTACAGGTCATTCTGGTAGCTATCGTTGCCTTGGTGGCATCGACGGCGTTGATTGGCTATGCCATGCGCGACGGGATCAACTTTTTCCGCTCGCCAAGCCAGGTGATTGCCGAACCGCCCAAGCCGACCGAGGTCTTTCGGATTGGCGGCCTGGTCGAAGAAGGTTCGATCATCCGTGGGCAGGGCGAAACCGTACATTTTGTCGTCACCGACGGCGGCGAAAGCGTCAAGGTTTCTTTCACCGGGGTCCTGCCTGATCTGTTTTCGGAAAATCAGGGCATGGTCGGCACCGGGCGTTACGTGAACGGTGTGTTTGAAGCCACTGAAATTCTTGCCAAACATGATGAAACCTACATGCCGAAGGAAGTCGTGGACGCGTTGAAAGAGCAGGGCGTCTACAAAGAGGCTGAAGAAAGCTGACCTGACCAATATCCATGTTGAGGGCGTTGCGCGCGGGATGCGGGCAGCGCCCTCGGCCGTTCAGGCTTGTTAATTCTTTTTCGGGATCGTCAGTGCCATTCAACGAAATGAGGGCGCTATGCAAACGGTTCGGCAGATTGCCAAGGAAATTGTGCGTCGGGAAGGCGGATTCGTGAATGACCCGGACGATCCGGGCGGGGCAACCAAATATGGTGTCACGATCCACACGATGCGCAGGCTTGGACTGGATCTAACCGGGGATGGGCTGGTTGACATGGCGGATGTCCGGGCGCTTACTCAGCGCGAGGCGGTCGATATTTTTGTTCAGCACTACTTTGAAAAGCCACGCATCGCGCTGTTGCCGGATATTCTGCACGCCCCTGTCTTTGACATGTACGTCAATGCCGGTGCGCAAGCAGTAACAATCCTGCAACGGCTTTTGCGTGAAATGGGGTTTGACGTCGTGGCAGATGGCGTGATCGGCACGCAAACGGCGCAGGCGTGCGAAGACGCGGCCCGACCAGATCCCAACGCGTTGCGCGATGCGTACGGCGTAGCGCGGCGGAACTATTATTTTCGGCTCGCCGACAAACGCCCGGCATCCAGAAAATACGCGCGCACCCGATCTGGTGGCAAAGGAGGCTGGATCAAACGGGCCGAAGAGTTTCTGTCGCCACGCTATCGTCTGACGGAAATTGAATTCAAGGAAAGGGTTGCGGCATGGGGTTGATCTCGGGGGTATTGGCTCTGCTGTTCGGGGGCGGTCGCAACGCTGTGCGTGAGACGGTTGAAATATACCGGGAAAACGCCGAGTCCCGTGCTGAGAGAGCAACAGCGTTGCAAAGCCAGGCAATGATGCAGTTCGGCGGAGAGTTCGTGGTTCCTCAAAAAGGCCTGTTCGACCGCGTCATGGATGGTGTGAACCGGTTGCCGCGCCCGGCATTGGCGCTTGGAACGCTGGGATTGTTTGTTGCCGCAATGGTGGATCCGCTGTGGTTCGCCGAACGCATGCAGGGCATTGCACTGGTGCCGGAACCTCTTTGGTGGTTGCTGGGCGTGATTGTGTCTTTCTATTTTGGCGCGCGCCATCAGAGCAAAATGCAGGATTTTCAGCGGGATATAGGCGCAGCCATGCAACGCCTGCCGACGGTAATGGAGAACATAGAAACGGTGCGGGCCATGCGCAGCGACAGCCCGGGCGTCGCCGACCCCGGCCCCGATGCCAACCTGATACAGAACGCCTCGATTCCTGACGCGAATCCAGCGTTGACCGATTGGCGCAAGCTTCGGGGGCTTTGACCCGCGACACTATGTGCCCCCGGATCATGCGAAAGTTAATGGCCCCCGGTTCGGCCTCGGAGTATATTCCGGGGCATGATTACAGAGCTTGGCCACTTCGCCCTTATCCTTGCCTTTTTCGTCGCCATCGTGCAAAGCGTGGTGCCTCTGATCGGTGCGTCAAAAAACTGGACCGGCTGGATGGCTTTTGCCGAGCCTGCTGCCATCGTCCAGTTCCTGCTGACTGCTTTTTCCTTCGGTGCGCTGATCTGGGCTTTCATAATGTCGGATTTTTCGCTGCGGATCGTGGTCGAAAACAGTCATTCAGCAAAGCCGATGCTTTACAAGATCAGCGGGACGTGGGGGAACCACGAGGGGTCGATGCTGCTATGGGTGCTGATTGTCACTCTGTTCGGAGCGATGGCAGCTTTCTTCGGGGGCGGGTTGCCCCCAAGCCTGAAGGCGCGTGTGCTGGCGGTACAATCATCCATCGCGGTCGCGTTTTTCGCATTCATTCTGCTGACTTCGAACCCGTTTGACCGGCTGGCAATTGCGCCGTTTGACGGGCGGGATCTGAACCCGCTGTTGCAGGATCCCGGTTTGGCCTTCCACCCGCCATTTCTGTATCTCGGCTATGTGGGGCTGAGCATGGCGTTCAGTTTTGCCATCGCCGCGCTGATCGAAGGGCGTATCGATGCGGCATGGGGCCGCTGGGTTCGCCCATGGACGCTGGCTGCCTGGGTGTTTTTGACCATCGGTATCGCGCTGGGGTCCTGGTGGGCGTATTATGAGCTGGGCTGGGGCGGTTTCTGGTTCTGGGACCCGGTTGAGAACGCTTCGTTCATGCCGTGGCTTCTGGCGGCAGCACTGCTGCATTCGGCAATCGTTGTCGAGAAGCGCGAGGCGCTGAAAAGCTGGACCATCCTGCTGGCAATCATTGCCTTCGGGTTTTCGCTGATCGGGACATTCATCGTTCGTTCGGGGTTGCTGACCTCGGTTCACGCCTTTGCCAATGACCCGGAACGCGGGGTGTTCATCCTGTTCATTCTGGTGGTTTTCATCGGTGGGGCGCTGACTTTGTTTGCCGCGCGGGCGCAGGCGATGGAGGCCAAGGGTGTCTTCGGCATGGTCAGCCGCGAAAGCGCGCTGATCGTAAACAACGTCCTGCTGGCGGTCAGCTGTTTCGTGGTCTTTGTCGGCACCATGTGGCCGATGGTGGCCGAGATGATGTTTGATCGCAAACTCTCGGTCGGGGCGCCGTTTTTCAACGCAGCATTCTCTCCTTTCATGGTTTTGTTGGGATTGATCCTTCCCATTGGGGCCATGTTGCCGTGGAAACGGGGACGGATTGGAAAAACGGCCTGGTCGCTGCGCTATGCCTTTGGTCTGGCCTTGGCGATTGCTTTGCTGGTTTGGGCGATGCAGACCGGCCGCAGCGCTTTGGGGCCGGTGGGTCTGTTCCTTGGGGCGTGGATTACGTTTGGCGCCATCGTTGATCTGTGGAGCCGTACGGGGCGCAACGGCAGCCTGAAACGCTTGCTCCGTCTGCCGGGGGCGGATTGGGGTAAAGCCGTCGCTCATACCGGGCTGGGAGTTACCATCTTTGCCATCGCAGGTCTGACTGCGTGGGAGGACGAGGATATTCGCGTCGCCCAACTCAACCAACCTTTCGAAGTCGGACAGTTCACGCTGACATTGCAAGACGTCCGTCAGGTTGAAGGGCCGAACTATTTCTCGACCACGGCGGATGTTCTGATTGAAAAGAATGGCCGCCCGATCGGGACATTGCATCCCGAAAAGCGGGATTACCCCGTTGCGCGGATGCCCACGACCGAAGCGGCGATCGATTATCGTTTCCTCGGGGACCTTTACGTCGTGATCGGCGATCGACAGGCAGATGGTGGCTGGGTGATGCGAACTTATATCAAGCCGCTGGCAA contains:
- the ccmE gene encoding cytochrome c maturation protein CcmE, with protein sequence MKTLKKRRRVQVILVAIVALVASTALIGYAMRDGINFFRSPSQVIAEPPKPTEVFRIGGLVEEGSIIRGQGETVHFVVTDGGESVKVSFTGVLPDLFSENQGMVGTGRYVNGVFEATEILAKHDETYMPKEVVDALKEQGVYKEAEES
- a CDS encoding holin-associated N-acetylmuramidase; this encodes MQTVRQIAKEIVRREGGFVNDPDDPGGATKYGVTIHTMRRLGLDLTGDGLVDMADVRALTQREAVDIFVQHYFEKPRIALLPDILHAPVFDMYVNAGAQAVTILQRLLREMGFDVVADGVIGTQTAQACEDAARPDPNALRDAYGVARRNYYFRLADKRPASRKYARTRSGGKGGWIKRAEEFLSPRYRLTEIEFKERVAAWG
- a CDS encoding holin family protein, which encodes MGLISGVLALLFGGGRNAVRETVEIYRENAESRAERATALQSQAMMQFGGEFVVPQKGLFDRVMDGVNRLPRPALALGTLGLFVAAMVDPLWFAERMQGIALVPEPLWWLLGVIVSFYFGARHQSKMQDFQRDIGAAMQRLPTVMENIETVRAMRSDSPGVADPGPDANLIQNASIPDANPALTDWRKLRGL
- a CDS encoding heme lyase CcmF/NrfE family subunit; this encodes MITELGHFALILAFFVAIVQSVVPLIGASKNWTGWMAFAEPAAIVQFLLTAFSFGALIWAFIMSDFSLRIVVENSHSAKPMLYKISGTWGNHEGSMLLWVLIVTLFGAMAAFFGGGLPPSLKARVLAVQSSIAVAFFAFILLTSNPFDRLAIAPFDGRDLNPLLQDPGLAFHPPFLYLGYVGLSMAFSFAIAALIEGRIDAAWGRWVRPWTLAAWVFLTIGIALGSWWAYYELGWGGFWFWDPVENASFMPWLLAAALLHSAIVVEKREALKSWTILLAIIAFGFSLIGTFIVRSGLLTSVHAFANDPERGVFILFILVVFIGGALTLFAARAQAMEAKGVFGMVSRESALIVNNVLLAVSCFVVFVGTMWPMVAEMMFDRKLSVGAPFFNAAFSPFMVLLGLILPIGAMLPWKRGRIGKTAWSLRYAFGLALAIALLVWAMQTGRSALGPVGLFLGAWITFGAIVDLWSRTGRNGSLKRLLRLPGADWGKAVAHTGLGVTIFAIAGLTAWEDEDIRVAQLNQPFEVGQFTLTLQDVRQVEGPNYFSTTADVLIEKNGRPIGTLHPEKRDYPVARMPTTEAAIDYRFLGDLYVVIGDRQADGGWVMRTYIKPLANWIWGGCILMALGGVLSLCDRRFRVAAGARKTPVGGVPAE